Genomic window (Pseudomonadota bacterium):
ATCCCGCCGGGTACCGACCTGGTACAGTTCCGCCCACCGGCCGCGAGCGAATCTTTCGCCTTCGCGGCACGCCTGGAACCTTTCCTCAGCCGGCCAGACAAGCCCCTCGTGCTGGCGCTGTCACGCCCCGATGAGCGCAAGAACATCCTGAGTCTGATCGAGGCATACGGTGAATCGCATTCGCTGCAGGAGGCTGCCAATCTCCTGATCGTTGCCGGTAGCCGCGATGATATCCGCGATATGGATACCGGTGCGCGTTCCGTCCTGACCAACATCCTGCTGCTGATCGACAGCTACGATCTCTATGGCAGGGTCGCCGTGCCCAAAAGCCATCGCGCCAACGAGGTTCCGGAGATCTATCGGCTCGTGGCGGCATCCGGGGGGGTATTCATCAATCCGGCACTGACTGAACCATTCGGCCTGACGCTGCTGGAGGCTGCCGCTACCGGTCTGCCGATTGTGGCGACAGAGAACGGCGGACCGGTGGATATCATCGCTAACTGCAGGAACGGCATCCTCGTGGATCCACTCGACCGGGATGCGATCAGCAAGGCGCTGCTCAAGCTGCTCAGGGACCGCGAGGCCTGGCAGGTCGCCGCACGCAATGGCATCGAAGGTGTACGCCGGCACTACTCCTGGGAGGCACACGCCGACAAATACATGGAGCAGATCGGTCGCCTGCACGGCAAGAGCCGTCCGGTTGACTGGGAGCGACCGCGCCCGCGCGCAATGCATTTCCGCGACCGCGCGCTGTTCACGGACCTGGACCAGAACCTGGTCGGCAACCCGGCCGCCCTGCAGAGTTTTTCCGAGGTCATGCGCCGTAACCGCAAGTGCGTAACTTTCGGTATCGCCACCGGCCGCCGTATCGACTCCGCGCTGGCGATAATCAAGAAATACCGCATTCCGACACCCGACGTGTTGATCAGCAGTCTAGGCACACGTATCCACTACGGGCAATCCCTGACCGAGGACAACTACTGGGCCGACCACATCGATCACCACTGGAACCCGCTGCGGGTTCGGCGCGTGATCGGCGAACTGCCCGGCATCAAGCCACAGTCCAAGCATGACCAGAGCCGCTTCAAGCTGTCCTACTATTACGACGCCCAGGCCGCACCGTCCTACGATGAGATCGTCACACTGATCCGCCAGAACGATCTGACCGCCAATGTATACATATCTTTTGGCCAGTTCCTCGACATCATTCCCTCACGCGCCTCCAAGGGCCAGGCGCTGCGCTATGTCGCCCAGCGCCTCGATATCCCGCTGGAACATATCCTTGTTGCCGGCGGTTCGGGCGCGGACGAGGACATGATGCGCGGCAACACACTTGCCGTGGTGGTCGGCAACCGGCATCACGAGGAACTTTCCCAGCTGACTGACCAGGACAGCATCTATTTCGCCCAACAACCGCATGCCATGGGCATACTCGAGGCAATCGATCATTATGACTTCTTCAACAGCTGCGAGATTCCCGCTGACTGATGCCTGATCGACTGCTGGTATGCACCGACCTCGACCGCACCCTGCTGCCAAACGGTCCGGAGTCGGAATCCCCCTTGGCGCGTGAACACTTTGCCAGACTGGTGGCAGACCCGCGGGTCACGCTCGCCTATGTCAGCGGACGGCACCGGGCACTGGTGGAACAGGCCATCTTCAATTACTGCCTACCGGTCCCGGATTTCGTGGTCGGCGACGTCGGCACGACCATCTACCAGGTGGGGGAAGCGCAGGCCTGGCAGCGCCTGACCACGTGGGAAGACGAATTCGCGAGCGACTGGGCCGGCAGGACGCATGCCGACCTCAAGACCCTGCTGCATGACCTGTCCGCACTGCAGCTGCAGGAAATGAGCAAGCAGAACGTATACAAGCTGAGTTATTACGTGCCGCTGGAGAGCGACCGTGACGCCTTGTCAGCCGTCATCCGGCACCGCTTCCACGAGGCCGGCATTCACGCATCCCAGATCTGGAGTACGGACGAACCGATGGGTATCGGCCTGCTGGATATCCTGCCGGAGCACGCGAGCAAGCTGCATGCCGTCGAGGCGTTGATGCGGCTGAACGGCTTCGACTGCGGCAATACCGTCTTCTGCGGCGACAGCGGCAACGATATCGAGGTACTTGCCAGCCCCATACCCGCCGTGCTGGTCGCCAACGGGAACCCCGACGTCAAGGAGCTCGCCAGGCGCCTGGCCGACGAGATGGGATGCGGCGATCAACTCTATATTGCCCGGGGCGGCTTCCTGGGCATGAACGGGAACTACAGTGCCGGTATACTTGAAGGGATTGTCCATTACCATCCGGCCGTCACCGGCTGGCTCCAGGAGTCGTAACCGCGGAACGCACGCATGAAACATAGCGGGATCTACATCTTCGGCGAGGTGTTGTTCGACCACTTTCCCGATGGCACGCGGGTGCTGGGCGGCGCGCCCTTCAACGTTGC
Coding sequences:
- a CDS encoding HAD-IIB family hydrolase codes for the protein MPDRLLVCTDLDRTLLPNGPESESPLAREHFARLVADPRVTLAYVSGRHRALVEQAIFNYCLPVPDFVVGDVGTTIYQVGEAQAWQRLTTWEDEFASDWAGRTHADLKTLLHDLSALQLQEMSKQNVYKLSYYVPLESDRDALSAVIRHRFHEAGIHASQIWSTDEPMGIGLLDILPEHASKLHAVEALMRLNGFDCGNTVFCGDSGNDIEVLASPIPAVLVANGNPDVKELARRLADEMGCGDQLYIARGGFLGMNGNYSAGILEGIVHYHPAVTGWLQES
- a CDS encoding HAD-IIB family hydrolase, with the translated sequence MDNTERKPYLLLLSIHGLIRAHDLELGRDADTGGQTKYVVDLTRALGARADVGRVDLVTRRIVDPSISADYGRPEERLSDKASIIRIDAGPDEYIPKEQLWDHLDSFVDNLVNWLNSQHRTPDLVHSHYADAGYVGTRLANLLGVPLVHTGHSLGRDKRKRLLARGLSGESIERTYNIRRRIDAEEEVLANADLVVTSTHNEIEEQYGLYNYYDPARMRVIPPGTDLVQFRPPAASESFAFAARLEPFLSRPDKPLVLALSRPDERKNILSLIEAYGESHSLQEAANLLIVAGSRDDIRDMDTGARSVLTNILLLIDSYDLYGRVAVPKSHRANEVPEIYRLVAASGGVFINPALTEPFGLTLLEAAATGLPIVATENGGPVDIIANCRNGILVDPLDRDAISKALLKLLRDREAWQVAARNGIEGVRRHYSWEAHADKYMEQIGRLHGKSRPVDWERPRPRAMHFRDRALFTDLDQNLVGNPAALQSFSEVMRRNRKCVTFGIATGRRIDSALAIIKKYRIPTPDVLISSLGTRIHYGQSLTEDNYWADHIDHHWNPLRVRRVIGELPGIKPQSKHDQSRFKLSYYYDAQAAPSYDEIVTLIRQNDLTANVYISFGQFLDIIPSRASKGQALRYVAQRLDIPLEHILVAGGSGADEDMMRGNTLAVVVGNRHHEELSQLTDQDSIYFAQQPHAMGILEAIDHYDFFNSCEIPAD